The DNA sequence TTCGGCAGGACACAAGAAACAGCACACAGGCTCCATCCTCCTTTCCAGTTTGGGAAGCTGTTTCTGTGATTGCCGAGCTGCCAGCTGGAAGACGTGACGCCCGTGTATGCTCTGTGCAGGACTGTCCTCTGGACTGGTACCCTTGTACGTCAGCGAGGTCTCTCCCACGGCCCTCCGAGGAGCGCTGGGAACACTGCACCAGCTTGCTATCGTCACGGGTATTCTCATCAGCCAGGTAAGAGGGAATACGCGCAGGACCAGAGCGGTTTTTGTGATTAGGCAGACCCCCAGGGAGCATCTGAGGAAACTCTTAAGAAATCTCTTATAATTTCACCCCAAAACTGAGGGAGAATTTGAAGCAATTTGCTCTGATGGGATTGAATTCCTACCTTGATTCAGAGGCATCCTTACCAAAGAGCGCTTCTTCTCACGAAATCAAAAATACTTCTGCAAACAATTTCTCTCCTCCCCTGCAAAGTTTTTGCGTGCATCTCATCAGAGCCAGACTGGATCCTGAACATGAGGTCCTTCATATTCAGGTACTCAAAAATGGCTTTATCAGAAAACTAGGAATGTCCCTATCAGCATTGTCTACTGTGGCAGGAGTCCCAGGTATGTTGCAGGCTGGCACATAAACGTACCTGGAACCAACACATCCAGAAAACTTACAGTAACCACAAAATTCATCTTATCTGACTTAGCCAAAGAATATTGCTTACtgttcttttctggaaaaaatgtggGAAAAAAGACTGTAAGGTAGGTTCCTTCATTAGCTgtgagaatacaaaaaaaaaaaaaagctttgcaaataGTTGAAGAAAAAGTTTGCCAATGCTTCGCTTAGAAAGTTCATTTCAATTTTGAAGTCCTCGCAACCTCTTTGGAACACCTATTTCAATACcataagcacacacacaaaacaaagctGCAGTCAGCATATTTGCTGAAAGTCAACCTCAAATGCTGTTTTGTGGCCCCAGAGTTCACTCTGTGTTGGTGCATCAGGCGTCCCACGCAGCATGACTTTCAATTGAGCTCCAGACCTTTGTGGAGCTCCTTAGGGCAGCTATGCAGGCACACCTGCGTGAGCTAATTGTGATTCTGCCAGAAGCGAGCACggaggaagcagagaggagagcttGACAAGGAGAACTCAAGAGGGCTAAATTATATTCTTATATATATGCGGGTGTCAACACCAAAGACACGCAGATTCATGAATACAGGAGAGTTTTCCTCAAAGTGCATTCGAtgacattttttctcctttatgttcTCCTAAGAGCaattacagaaagcaaaaagcattgTACACAAAATCCAGGAGTGCGAGGTCTgaggagaaaatatttcatctgcaTATCTATATTTGCCAGCCTCTTTACATAGAGGGCTAATTCTGGCTCTCTTTTACCATTTATTTATTGCATAGCCTTACAAATAGACTTTCACCTGTGACTTGGTATCTGCAAAGTCACATAGCAGTGTAGGTGGGACAACATGATCACGGACTAACAAAGCAGCGCTAACCAAACACTCGCTCTCTGCTTGGCCAGACACAGCCAGTCTCCAGCCAGTGTCAAACTCTGAAGACGAACTCACGCCGCCAGCGGCACAGGTTATGCGTGGCTTTGCTGGAGCATTGAGCCACATGGGCAGAGGGGTTTCAGAGGCTTGTCCCACAGCACAGATAGGCCTGTCTATGCCTTGTTCATGACATTTTATGCCATCTGTTCATTTCCTCATTGCAAATGTGTATCATAACTAAAGAAATCAAATTGTTGGGACTGAGAAGAGCTAGTTGCTTCtagtttttttctgtgttgtcaCTTAGAAATGCCATAGAAGTCAATCATTTTCCTGTCATAAGGCATAATATATATCAGCTCCATTCAAACACGACCCAATTATTCCAGGTCCTTGGACTAGACTTTCTGCTGGGCAATGATGAGATGTGGCCCCTGCTCCTTGCTCTGTCTGGTGCGGCTGCTCTCCTGCagttcttcctgctcttgctgtgTCCTGAGAGCCCCAGATACCTTTACATCAAACTGGGAAAAGTGGAGGAAGCTAAAAAAAGTAAGACATAATTTCTGGTTTTCTCTGAAGTTGTTTTTACTCTATTACCCTCTTAGAATtaaacaggaaaagggaaaagtctGGCTGAGTGCATACATATGTAACCGGGTATAGTTGCTCCATCCCACGGCAAGCACACTCACCACAGGGATTTCGGACACCCACAAATATTCACTGACTAATGCATGTGTGCTTATAAGTTACTACTTGTGCTATGAGCCTTATTCTGTTACTCCTTTCCATCAAATGGATGGAACAGAGTTTTCTGATACAACCAAAACTGCAGTTCTGGGGGAAATTCTCCCTTCcagaaagtggtttttttttctgaatgagaaCAAAATAGAGAAATCTGAAATGTTCTGCAAAGTGAAACTGTAGTGGAGGAAGAAATCCCGCTTGGAGATCTACCAGAAGGTTTTGTTCTGCTTCATAATTTTTGACTTCTTTTCCACTTCATTGTGTGGGCGACATGGGCATGTTTCTGGGATACGCTTTGATTCTGGCAAATcaattctccttccttcccctctcaccccctcccccccaaatccctgttcatttggaaaggttttgaatCAGGTGTAAAATAGACATCTTCTGGGGGACAGCTGTTCTCTCTCCTCACTGTTATTCACAATTGCACTGCAAATCCAGAGCGGTTACTGCAGTAGCTTATGTATCTCAGCATGGCACCTCTTAGCTGGTTCCAGCTCTCTCTACAAGGAATAAGAGCAGTCAATGGTAGGAACCAGCGGAAAAGTGAGATGAGAAGCGAGCTTTGATTAAAACAGGGCAAGTCCACATGCTTAGGGGCAGAGAATTGCACACCTGTGCTCTGAGCTGCCAAGGTATAAATTAGTTCTGGACCAGGAACTATTAAGATATGTTTGTATGGGACTAATACGCATTACTGAAAGATGAAGCTTGAACCCGGTGTCTCAGAGCTCACGTAAAACTACTGTACAGCTGCATCTTGCCAAGCAGACACGTTTAGGGGCTTCCCTGGGTCATTAATGAGCACCAGATGAGGCTGGAGTCCTCAGAGCTCGAGTTTCAGAAGTGCCTACTATTGTCCGTTCAAATGGCTTACCTTGAATTTTGGCTAAAGAGATGGCTCTTGTTACTGTATTCCTAGTTtgcatttttccctttggaaatgaAACAGTGGTCGTCTTTTTCCTGAGGTCTGAAAAGGCTTAGAGGAAACTGTGACCCAATGAAAGAGATTGCcgagatggaaaaggaaaaacaagaagctGCTAGTGAAAAGAAAGTCTCCATAAGGCAGCTTTTCACCTCTTCGAAATACAGGCAGGCAGTCATAGCGGCGCTGATGGTTCAGATATCCCAGCAGTTCTCAGGAATCAATGCGGTAAGTCTCTCAACCTTTCTCTTCAAAGAAATCCACACCAAGCATGAAAAGTCTATTCTGGCTTGGTCCAAacatggggcaggggggagggggaataggAATCTTTTCTGGGACTTCAGTAGCCTCCTAGGCCACCACCGTTAGTATTTAAGGAATTCCCCATTGCTGAGAACAGCCATGAGTGGAGAGCAGGGTTGAGATGGTTTGGAGAGCTCTGCACAACACATCCACTAGCACAACGGGTCCCTGCTGAGTACTTCTGTGGCCCTCATTGTACCCGAATTTATCAGCAGTTTGCTCTTTTCAATGGCTATGTGCACACCCATGAAGAGTCCAGAATAACTATTCTATTCCAGCCTTTGCAGCACCTCCTGAGTTACCAGAAATTACCATTTTACGCATGGGAGCACAGAGCCTCCTTTTCAAAAGTGACTTACATTTTTGAAGGTCTGATGGCAGCTTTACAGAGGTTGGCCCTAGAGGCCTCTACCCCATTAACCTGCAAAAGGTTAAGAGCATTTTCTACATTGCAAAGCGGAGGACCATGCGGAGATGCCCAGCCTTGCGGAGATCTGATCCCCAGGACTGTGAGGCTTCACAGAGCCTGGATTCCCcagcccaacacaatgcccagccaCACATGCCAACCCCTGGATCACAGAGCCATTTATTTCCCATCCTTAAATTCCACAAAATAGGAATCACCTTGTTCtttgagaggaaagagaaatgtgAGTCATTCCAATGCAGCAAGAATAttataaaattcatttaaaactcGGCCGTATTAAGGTCTCCAACATACTATGCTGGTGACTCACTTTCAAGATTAAACCCAGAACTAcgtggaagaaaacatttttaaatgtgcaaCTGCTGTAGTTCAGGAGGGGAATTTCAATGGGATTTTAAACTCCCTTAGGCTCCTTTGAAAGTTTCAGCTTTAATTATTATAACAAACCATTAAAAAGTTGAAAAACTAATCATAATTAAATTACTTCAAATCTCAGGCAGCCAAATACAACTCTTCCCTCAAGAGGACAAAAAGTTCTACAAGCCTTGTTATCTAATCCTTCATCCTAATGTGTTTTGATAGATCTTTTACTACTCTACAAACATTTTTGAGAGAGCTGGAGTTGATCAACCAGTTTACGCAACCATTGGCGTTGGAGTGGTGAACACAGTCTTCACTGTTATCTCTGTAAGTAAATATTTCTGGCCTAGATTTCAAAAATAAGTAagctacaattttattttaaaacaaaaatctatccTGGAGCTGGGGCTGAGATTTGCAGTTTTGCAGGGCTGACCCTGCACATCTTTCCTTAGACATGTCCCATTTGAAAATCAAGCCTTGAAATACAATCCATTGCTATCAAACAGCATTGCTAAACGCTCCgtgaattaaaaatgcattgcCATGTTCAGGGAAGCTCAGGTAGCTTGGCATTTCCACAAAAATAAGAGAGACCTTTGAGACTGAAATTCTGGTGGTTCTATATTCATCTGGGAACAGGTAGGTGCTCTGGGTTGTGATGGGGAAAGCCAGTTGCCCACAACCTCTCTCTTACCTATTATCTTCCAAATTCTCTTCTGTATATACATAGCACCTATCTGAGAAATAGCCAGAGACTATTGTACagtaataaaattaatatagCACCCATCCTCGTCATATCTATGCACTGCTCTGTAGCAATAAAAGGATGGTGCCAATTTTCACAGTCTTTCTCATCACTTGGCACTCTCCAGAGAGTATTAACACAATTCCAATCagcagataattatttttaaggtggCCATAGTTATCAGAAGAGCAGGAAATTCCAAGCCAAACCATTTCCCTCATATCTCCAGAGAGTCTTGGGGAGCAAAGGCCTTTTACCCACCATGAAGCAGGACTAGACGCAAGGTAGAAATACACAGCTCAGAGAGGTCTTAGTCCACCATAAAATGTCACATCTTACTGTCAGTGAGATAGGAGTTCTCTGGGTGTAACAGCTTTATAGAAAGTACAGCCAGCCCCAATAAAGAAGATGAAATGTGTTTATTGTGAAATGAAGGACCTAGGCTGTGTGGACTTGTATGAGAGCCTGTAGCTCATCTGTTCTCCTGCAATTCGATATCAGCAATGGGTGTGCTGTACTTGCAGCCTGAGAGCATTtgctctttgcttcttttggCCATGAGCACTTAAAAATTATCTACAGTTTGTCAATAAATGACAGACCCTGATCAAAAGGCATGTCTGCAGAACCCCTGACAGTCGGGAGGCTCTTGGCAAGGGGAGAAGGGATCACGGAGGCTTGCTATCTGCAACTTAATGAGTTAGCAGGATGAATTGCCTTCAGAAAAAGAGACAGTCTCCTAGAAGCAGAAATCAACTGCCATAATTTCTGGAAAATTAGACTGAACTTACAGCCAAAGGTGTCCTTTAACAGGGAAGGCAAGGAGCAGCTTCAGAGGCTGAGTACGTATGGTATCTTACAGGAGGCCAGGTGCTTTGCTTTCTGGAGTTACCTACAGTTCTCCATTGGGTGAAGTGATTGATTCAGACTTAGATGTCTAAAGTTGGGTGAGACGACTGGTATCCCCCAAGAGATGCCAAGAAGGGGCAAGTTAAGTCCCTTGTGGCTACCAGGGAAGGAAAAAGTCTTGAAGCcataggaggaaaaaatcctGTCTCCAGCTGCCTGGACCAGGCTGTAGCTACAAAACTATCCCTGCTCTAGTACAGGTGCCGTGCAATGGCATGTGATACAACTTGTATCATGTTACATTTTGAAGGCTATTTCCAAACTAGTGCATACCTTGTGACtttattcttccttaaaaaaaataaataaaaaagttcctGGATAGCAATACATGTGTAAGAACAGTGGGAAGTCCTCAGGGTTTGGAAATGCATGAGATCTGTGTGTGTACATGGCATTGCCTTGCCCTTGGCAAAGCCGCTCTTTAATATGCCTCCCCAATAGACACGAGCAGAGTTTCAGTTGTGACTCTTGGAAACAGCACAGAAATCTCTACCATGTGAGCTAGGAGAGCAGCAGGTGATCGTCCACTGCTAAGAGTGGTAAGCTGTTCACAGCTAATAGACCTGAATGAACCTCCTGAGAACAGGGATGCCAGAAACTAATTCGCTGCATGTATTTCTGTAGGTCTTTCTTGTGGAGAAGGCAGGGAGACGCTCCCTGTTCCTGTCTGGTTTGATGGGTATGTTGGCAAGTGCTGTGGCCATGACGGTTGGACTTGCACTCCTGGTAAGgatttctctccatttttttctccgTGTTTTGCAAGCAAGAGAAGACAAACCACCCCTTAAACTGATTGTTTTGCATGTTCATCTCAAAGAagtctggaaaacatttgttctcAAAAGGGACAGTTCAAAATGGCCATTGGTGGAGTCCACTGTGGTTACAGCAGTGCCTGAGGAGGTTGTTCTCTCCAGCCCCATGATACCCCAGTGCTCATTTAACTGCTGCTAGAAAACATGTGTGTTTTTTTGCCTGAGCTCTTGGGCAAACTCAACTCTCTCTTACCCATAGATATACGCTATTCCCACAGGGTGACCTCACACCTGCTAAGTAAACTCTGGGCATACCTCCACACGCAAACACTGGGTACCCTAAACCCTCAACCTGTGTCTCCTTGGTTTGGTGCACGGATGCTAGACTGGTATCTTGTCATAGAAAAAGGGACAAATTGTTCCTTCAAGACCCCAGGAGAGAGGTAAGGCTGTGAAAGGTATAGGGCAGCACATGAGAACAGGTAGAGAATGGAGCCAGCCCATTGAAGTTAGTTCAAAACACTGGCACAAGTTTCTGTCACGGTGGAAAATAAAGCAGTGGGTGGCCTCCTCATCCTGTTTATCAACGACAACACTATTTAGCCTCTCTGGCCACTCCCCAGATAAGGAGAGGGTTTGAAGGTGCAACTGAGCTGATGTAGCAGTGAACTGCCACCTCCTTCTGCCAGCAATGACACTGGCACCAAGCTCAGCTGGCTCTAGGGGCACAGCCAGGCAGAACTACCCCTGCAGAGCTAGATCAGCTTAGTTGAACAGTGAAATCACCACCTAGACGACACAGATTCACATGGGCCAGGTGTCTAGACCGGTCAGCAGAGCTCTCCAAAGCCACCTGGATGTGTGCGACCTGGCATCCATTCAGGGAGCCCATCCAGGGAGGCTGCGAAGAGCCAGCGGTCGCACCTTAGTCGTGGCTACAGCCCCAGGCAAACTCTGATTCTTGCTGCTGGGACCCAGGATAACACAATTCGTGTTACTGGTGATCTCATAGATTATCCCAGTGCAGCAAACAGCAGTATCTGACCTGCTACTGTTCATCCGCTGGGAGTTTTATTCATGCATGTCCAGTCCTTTTCCTCGCTTGTCTGAGTAGGAAGAAATTTCTGAAAGAGAACTGCGATTAAAGTAGTTAGCGCTAGCTAATGAGAGTCATGTTGGGACTGTAACACTGAATTCACTCTCTTGCAGAGCCAGTTTGCCTGGATGAGCTATGTTAGCATGGTCGCAATCTTTCTCTTCGTCATTTTCTTTGAAGTTGGGCCTGGGCCCATCCCCTGGTTTATCGTAGCCGAACTCTTCAGCCAaggccctcgccctgctgccatcGCAATCGCTGGCTTCTGCAACTGGACCTGCAACTTCATCATTGGAATGTGTTTCCAGTACATTGCAGTAAGAAATCCTTCTAAAACCTTACAAATAAATGACTTGTGTGATCCCGGTGCTGGGTGAGGTTTCCAAAGGAGCCTAGTGGGACATGCATGTATCTCCCAGATACCCAAATCCCTCTGAAAATCTTAACCATCTGTGGTACAAATGATAAGGAATCCCTGCAGTGCTCATGATGGTTCCTCTTTTCTCACTTTTCCCATTGCAGGATCTGTGTGGACCATATGTGTTTGTGatctttgcagctctgcttttaGCCTTCTttctatttgcatattttaaagtaccagaaacaaaaggaaagtcGTTTGAAGAGATCTCAGCTGTGTTCCGCCGCAAGAAGCACTCAGCCATTAAAGGTGCCAAAGCCATGACTGAGCTGGAAGACCTGCGAGGCAGCGAGGAGGCCTAGAAATCACAACACACAACAAAAAGAAGGGATTAAGCGTCGACTTCCTTTAAACACAATGGAAAGAACCTTAGGCAAAAGTATCATTTCACAAAAACCTTGCAGCTTAAAAACCAGGAAGATAAACCAGTCTGATGCCTTCTTACTGCTGTGGCTAGTAATGTTTGCACCTTAGAGCTGCAGGTGCTAACTTGGTATTTTACTCTAAAATACTCCATATAACTGGATTCCATAAAGAGCCAcgtgaaaggaaggaaggaatatgtTACGTGCACGTCTTCATGCCCCGCTGAAACAGCCCAGTAGAATAATGGTCTTAGCTGGCAGAGCATATAAATTGAACAGGGTCATAAGTCAGATGGAACGAAGGAAAAAGGAATTGGGTGATTCTGTATTTTTACATGTTCACCTTTTCTGTTCGCGTCTGCTAAGCAGCTGAGTGATCTGAAAGCTTGGAAGCCAAGCGCTACTGTAGTTGTATTATCAGCACTGACCACGTTAGGTGCTAAGTATGATAGACTCGGCAAAGTCCTTCTTACTCTTACCTGTACAGAGAAAGAAGGTAGATCCCATTTGAATTGGTTGGGATGCACCTCTCTTGCTTTGCTGTCTAAGCATCATGGAATGGGTGCCCAATCTCATAAGGATTTCTCGAGTCCCAACATATTTGAGGAGAATCTTAGAAACTCTGGCTGTGTTGAAGtgcattgttttttttgtttcagccaaACTGTTTAACCGCTCTTTCCTCTCAGAaagccttccctctctcccttatCTCTGCTCCAGCATGAGACTCAGGCATGCCTGTGCGCTTCTGGCCCACAGATCAGGACACCTGAGTCCTGCTGCCATCCCTCACGTGGTGTGACCATCACCAGGTCACCTCCCCTCgctgctcctccttcctcacCCTCTTTGTCTGCCTTCCCTATTTAGGCTGTAAGCTCTTTCAAGCAGggtctccctctccccttttgTACAATGCTTAGGCCCACGGGCATAAGCCCCTGTACCATAACCATTAATAATAACCCAAAGGGTAAATCGGTACTGCCCCATTAACTGCAAGATGCCCTGCTGATTTGAATCCCACTTTGCACCGTCTATAGTTTTGCTGGCTGGGGTGCGCTTCAGCAAAGATAACACGCAAAGAGgggattgttttgtttctgtatcaTTATTTGTGCTCCTTTTGCTTCTTTATGAGATACTTCCATGTGAGAAAATCAAACTGcaaggatttttcttcctttttcggGGATATGTTGGAACCATTATAAGACCCTGCTATTTGCTTGAGCTTTTAAGATCGCATGTTCTTTGTTGTGATACCAGGATACTTTCTAGCAACTttctcagggcagaaacccattATTTATTTAGTGAGGAACGCTAGCTTTGCTCAGTCCCTGGCAGCTCATAACGACTAGGTGGAGCAGTAACAATACCGTAACAGAGGATCAAACATAACGAAAAGCATCAGAACAGATGGGTCAAGGAGGATGCATTTGGCCCCACTGTGTGCACTGAAGTAATGAGACTGCACCAAAGGCTTTCCTGAAGCGACAGCTGGATTTTGCTAGAGAAGAACTGGGTCAATAGCTGTCATGAGCTACACAAGACAGGGAACCTGGAGCTGAAACTGTACATGGAGAGTATGTAAAAACCAGGACCGTGGGCTGCAGTGTACAAAGGAGAGTAGCAGAGCCGGGGTGCAGGCTCTGGGTCGAACTGCCCGAGTCCATTTACAGCGAACAGGTCTCCCCAGAAGTGACTAGCTGAGATGGCAAACTCAGAAGCTCTTCATGGTGCCTACTGCAGGCAGTTAAATATTATAATGGACTTTCTgaatgtaaaaaaggaaaaaagagagagatgggtTCTTGCTTTCAGCGACGTCATCTACGTCTGTTACATAAAAGTGACAATGAACAAAATCTATGTCATGTGTTGGCTTGTGCTGCTGATTTTTCCCCCTATACATCTCAGACGTATGTCCAGCTCCAGATGAGAGGTATCTTCCTGGTAGGATATGTTTGCTCCATAGATGGCATTTGCTATGCAGGCTCTCAGCTAAATCCTTTTGAAATGCATGGTGCAGAGgtgaggctgcagggctgggagtCAGCCATCCTGGGGCCAGATAGCCCTGGAGCTGGTTGGAGCTGGCTCCCCGAGCCAGGATGAACCCTCCCTGGAGGTGTAGCTACTTCTAACCCCAGCAGTTCCCACCATCCATCTGTAAAACCCGCCTGTCCGGGACAATGCGTTCTCTGAACACGCACCTGCGCGCATGCATGCTAGTCCAGTTTAATGCTTTAAGCTTAAAACCAGGCTGACCTAGCgccatccccacatccctgtgctcctcctgctccGTTTCCTCCCATGCCTTGGCAGCGGGGTGCTGGCTTGCTTATAGCAGGTGCTCGCCTGTCCCTTGAGCCCATGCTCCTGGATCCATCCTCCTCAGAGCTAACAGCTCTACAGCGTCAGCCTGCCCCCAGACCGCTCCAGGGTGTCGGTCCTGGTGCCTCGCTGGGAATGGGAGGCAGGAGGCATATTCGGGGAGAAATCTGTCCCACACGGACACACAGCAAAGAGGCAGGGAGAAATCAGGCAGCAGTGAGTGCGGTGCACAGGATGTGCAGCTTGCGTAACTGCAAAGCTGGCACAGCTGAGGCTTTGGACTCTCCCTCTACCCCTGCAGATGGGATTTGAAGCAGTTTTGGCCCTGCTCCAGGGGCAGAGCCGGACGAGGTTCCCTCCAGGAAGCGGTGGATGGGACAGCAGAGGCAGGGTGCGGAGGGGTGCGGAGGGCCCCACGGGCACCTTCCCCTGATGTCCCCACTTGGCCCTTCTGACCCAGccagcatttaaaatgaaatcaaagcCTTCTAAGCAGACAACAGGCTGAAGCGATGCTGCATGATGGCACAGCGTGCCAGGCCACGCGAGATGGCAAGCAAGAGAGGATGCTCTTCGTTCTTCCCTGTGCAAAAATACTGAGCTCTTTTGTGTGCTTTACAGAGCTTTCCACCGGCCTTGGAGCAGAGCAGGCCTCCGGACTCACAGGGGGAGTCCTGAACCAGGGCGGAAAAAAGACGAGCAAAAGCTCCAGAATGGCCGGTGGGGTATGAGGCACAGGTCAGCAGGAGAGCCGCGGTGCTGGAGAGGGGAGAAGCAGCTGGacaggggggaggaggaggaggaggaggaggaggaggaggaggaagagattacGGTCACCCCCATTGCTGGAGGACAAGGGAGCAAGTCAGTGCCTCTCTGTGGCATACGTGCAAGTTaattgaatattttaaagaaaggtcaagagaattaaagaagaaaaatagtttcatcAGAATAactttttcctataaaaataatttaagtgaaAATGTTTAACCAGTCCTAATTTCAAGAATTCCCCCCACCAAACTCCATTCTAAGTGAATTCTCCGTCACACTTTGATACAGATTGTTTAACATGGGAAAGGATGTCCAAAAAGTCTTCACTAAATTTCCGC is a window from the Struthio camelus isolate bStrCam1 chromosome 9, bStrCam1.hap1, whole genome shotgun sequence genome containing:
- the SLC2A2 gene encoding solute carrier family 2, facilitated glucose transporter member 2 gives rise to the protein MEKKNKMQAEKHLTGTLVLSVFTAVLGFFQYGYSLGVINAPQKVIEAHYGRVLGVAPAESRALDASGADGGTALPSPAAWEGSGGTAEPQLTVRDAGPHPVLTMYWSLSVSVFAVGGMISSFTVGWIGDRLGRVKAMLVVNVLSIAGNLLMGLAKFGPSHILIIAGRAITGLYCGLSSGLVPLYVSEVSPTALRGALGTLHQLAIVTGILISQVLGLDFLLGNDEMWPLLLALSGAAALLQFFLLLLCPESPRYLYIKLGKVEEAKKSLKRLRGNCDPMKEIAEMEKEKQEAASEKKVSIRQLFTSSKYRQAVIAALMVQISQQFSGINAIFYYSTNIFERAGVDQPVYATIGVGVVNTVFTVISVFLVEKAGRRSLFLSGLMGMLASAVAMTVGLALLSQFAWMSYVSMVAIFLFVIFFEVGPGPIPWFIVAELFSQGPRPAAIAIAGFCNWTCNFIIGMCFQYIADLCGPYVFVIFAALLLAFFLFAYFKVPETKGKSFEEISAVFRRKKHSAIKGAKAMTELEDLRGSEEA